From Halococcus hamelinensis 100A6, one genomic window encodes:
- a CDS encoding segregation and condensation protein A, with protein MIDAPPERATDEDEVEPVELLVRLAEEGEIEPWDIDVVSVTDAFLERLDSADLRTSGRALFYASVLLRMKSEALLESDDEPDPESEIEPWEAGWEEQRGDGEDEFDFDPVASLEAEMDRRLDRKNARGTPETLDELVRELREAERDSWWKESRTYDTSGSPKGFQRGTQTLDYHSDDGLRVDDEPTESDVTGTAHREDIETTIADVQRVLRKQYDAGRDEVLYTEVELAGGSRVETFLALLFLSHRGHVRLEQDDLFGDLWVQNPAATGTAEEAVAD; from the coding sequence ATGATTGACGCCCCGCCGGAGCGGGCCACCGACGAGGACGAGGTCGAGCCGGTCGAACTCCTCGTGCGGCTGGCCGAGGAGGGCGAGATCGAACCCTGGGACATCGACGTCGTCTCGGTGACGGACGCCTTCCTCGAACGGCTCGACAGCGCGGACCTCAGGACCTCCGGCCGGGCGCTGTTCTACGCCAGCGTCCTCTTGCGGATGAAGAGCGAGGCACTGTTGGAATCCGACGACGAGCCCGACCCCGAATCGGAGATAGAACCGTGGGAGGCGGGCTGGGAGGAACAGCGAGGGGACGGCGAGGACGAGTTCGACTTCGACCCGGTGGCCTCGCTCGAAGCCGAGATGGACCGCCGGCTGGACCGGAAGAACGCCCGCGGGACGCCCGAGACCCTCGACGAGTTGGTGAGAGAGCTCCGGGAGGCCGAACGCGACTCGTGGTGGAAGGAGTCCAGAACCTACGACACCAGCGGCTCGCCCAAGGGGTTCCAGCGCGGCACCCAGACCCTCGATTACCATTCGGACGACGGGCTCCGGGTCGACGACGAACCCACCGAGTCCGACGTCACCGGGACGGCCCACCGCGAGGACATCGAGACCACCATCGCCGACGTCCAGCGCGTGCTCAGAAAGCAGTACGACGCCGGGCGCGACGAGGTGCTCTACACCGAGGTCGAGCTGGCGGGCGGCTCGCGCGTCGAGACGTTCCTCGCCCTGCTCTTTCTCTCCCATCGGGGTCACGTCCGGCTCGAACAGGACGACCTCTTCGGCGACCTGTGGGTCCAGAACCCGGCGGCGACCGGGACCGCCGAGGAAGCGGTCGCCGACTGA
- a CDS encoding pyridoxamine 5'-phosphate oxidase family protein, translating to MEVVEDTLDAELEDFLARPLFCHLGTESPDGPRVSPLWFLWEDGALWIIATRSDKTFPERIEADPRTAVSIVDFDPETGRVEHVGLRGRASVEPFDGDRGERLLTQYLGPDESEWDETFRGLDEVAERYVFVRFVPETVVERDQSYAGSL from the coding sequence ATGGAGGTCGTCGAGGACACGTTGGACGCCGAACTAGAGGATTTTCTGGCCCGACCGCTCTTTTGCCACCTCGGAACCGAATCGCCGGACGGTCCGCGGGTCTCGCCCCTCTGGTTTCTCTGGGAGGACGGCGCGCTCTGGATCATCGCGACGCGTTCGGACAAGACGTTCCCGGAGCGTATCGAGGCGGACCCGCGAACCGCGGTCTCGATCGTCGATTTCGACCCCGAGACGGGTCGCGTCGAGCACGTCGGATTGCGTGGCCGCGCGAGCGTCGAGCCGTTCGACGGCGACCGGGGTGAACGACTCCTCACCCAGTACCTCGGCCCCGACGAGTCGGAGTGGGACGAGACCTTCCGAGGGCTAGACGAGGTCGCCGAGCGATACGTGTTCGTTCGGTTCGTGCCGGAGACGGTGGTCGAGCGCGACCAGTCGTACGCCGGCAGCCTCTAG
- a CDS encoding alcohol dehydrogenase — protein MRAVQVPEPEGDFEVVEVDVPEPGPEEVRVSVDACGVCHSDAFLKEGQWPGVEYPRTPGHEVVGHVDAVGERVETFEAGDRVGVGWHGGHCFTCEPCRRGDFIACENGDVTGFDHDGGYAEYLTAPQETLARVPDDLDATAAAPLLCAGVTTFNSLRNSEAEPGDLVAVQGVGGLGHLGVQYASAFGFETVAVSRGTEKRDLAFDLGADHYVDSEAEDPAEALTELGGASVVLATAPHVDAMESVVGGLGVEGTLLTVGVPGEPLSVPVQPLVTSRQSVAGWPSGDARDSQDTLEFSSLRDVASMVETYSLEEADAAYESMMNSEARFRAVIEP, from the coding sequence ATGCGAGCCGTACAGGTCCCCGAACCCGAGGGCGACTTCGAGGTGGTCGAGGTCGACGTCCCCGAACCGGGTCCCGAGGAGGTCCGAGTTTCGGTCGACGCCTGCGGGGTCTGTCACAGCGACGCCTTCCTGAAGGAGGGCCAGTGGCCCGGCGTCGAGTATCCCCGAACCCCCGGCCACGAGGTCGTCGGTCACGTCGACGCGGTCGGTGAGCGCGTCGAGACCTTCGAGGCGGGCGACCGCGTGGGCGTCGGTTGGCACGGCGGCCACTGCTTCACCTGCGAGCCCTGCCGGCGCGGCGACTTCATCGCGTGTGAGAACGGCGACGTCACGGGCTTCGACCACGACGGCGGCTACGCCGAGTACCTCACTGCGCCCCAGGAGACGCTCGCGCGGGTGCCCGACGACCTCGACGCCACGGCCGCCGCGCCGTTGCTGTGTGCCGGCGTCACGACCTTCAACTCGCTGCGGAACTCCGAGGCCGAACCCGGTGACCTCGTCGCGGTCCAGGGCGTCGGCGGCCTCGGCCACCTCGGGGTCCAGTACGCGAGCGCGTTCGGCTTCGAGACCGTCGCGGTCTCGCGCGGGACGGAGAAACGCGACCTCGCGTTCGACCTCGGCGCGGACCACTACGTCGACAGCGAGGCCGAGGACCCCGCCGAGGCACTCACGGAGCTCGGCGGTGCGAGCGTCGTGCTCGCCACCGCACCCCACGTCGACGCGATGGAATCGGTGGTCGGCGGCCTCGGCGTCGAGGGGACGCTGCTCACCGTCGGCGTTCCCGGCGAGCCCCTCTCGGTGCCGGTCCAGCCGCTCGTCACCAGCCGTCAATCCGTCGCGGGGTGGCCCTCGGGCGACGCACGCGACTCTCAGGACACCCTCGAATTCAGCTCGCTCCGCGACGTGGCGTCGATGGTCGAGACCTACTCGCTGGAGGAAGCCGACGCGGCCTACGAGAGCATGATGAACAGCGAGGCACGCTTCCGGGCCGTTATCGAACCCTGA
- a CDS encoding type 1 glutamine amidotransferase domain-containing protein: MADSLEDKSVGIVLAPRGSEEVEFTEPKSAVEDAGGSVDVLGIETGEVETVNGDLDPAGSYEIEKSFDEVTVEDYDGLVVPGGTVGADTLRGDDTAVEFVQDFFETEKPLAVICHGPWTLVEADVVDGRELTSYHSLETDIRNAGGNWVDEEVVVDEGLVTSRNPDDLEAFCDKVVEEIEEGEHEDRQTDDV, from the coding sequence ATGGCTGATTCACTCGAAGACAAATCCGTCGGTATCGTGCTCGCGCCGCGCGGCAGCGAGGAGGTCGAGTTCACCGAACCCAAGAGCGCCGTCGAGGACGCCGGCGGTAGCGTCGACGTGCTCGGCATCGAGACCGGCGAGGTCGAGACCGTCAACGGCGACCTCGATCCGGCCGGTTCGTACGAGATCGAGAAGTCGTTCGACGAGGTCACAGTAGAAGACTACGACGGCCTCGTGGTCCCCGGCGGCACCGTCGGCGCGGACACCCTCCGCGGGGACGACACGGCGGTCGAATTCGTTCAGGACTTCTTCGAGACCGAGAAACCCCTCGCCGTGATCTGTCACGGGCCGTGGACCCTCGTCGAGGCCGACGTCGTCGACGGACGGGAGCTCACCTCCTATCACAGCCTCGAAACCGACATCCGTAACGCGGGCGGGAACTGGGTCGACGAGGAGGTCGTCGTGGACGAGGGCCTCGTGACCAGCCGCAACCCCGACGACCTGGAGGCGTTCTGCGACAAGGTCGTCGAGGAGATCGAGGAGGGCGAACACGAGGACCGGCAGACCGACGACGTCTGA
- the mtnP gene encoding S-methyl-5'-thioadenosine phosphorylase, protein MIGLIGGSGIYEALDLDDARDEHIGTPFGSPSSPITIGELDGEEVAFLARHGLDHQHAPSEVPYRANLYALKDLGAERVLSTNAVGSLREDLPPQSLVVPDQIFDRTRHRQSTFFDERMVVHMGFAEPYCPHMSEHLVEAADDVLDDGAHAGGTYVCIEGPQFSTKAESEFYRAQGWDMVGMTTVPEAKLAREAELCYATLAGVTDYDVWKDDSEVSLEEVLENAAVNEDNINEVVREAIETMPDERACDCEHALDGTINTASEAIPDEVREGVDLFIGEYLD, encoded by the coding sequence ATGATCGGTCTCATCGGCGGCAGCGGGATCTACGAGGCCCTCGACCTCGACGACGCCCGCGACGAACACATCGGCACGCCGTTCGGCTCGCCCTCGAGCCCGATCACGATCGGCGAACTCGACGGCGAAGAGGTCGCCTTCCTCGCGCGTCACGGCCTCGATCACCAGCACGCCCCCTCGGAGGTGCCCTACCGCGCGAACCTCTACGCGCTGAAGGACCTGGGTGCCGAACGCGTGCTCTCGACCAACGCGGTCGGCAGCCTCCGTGAGGACCTCCCGCCGCAGAGCCTCGTGGTCCCCGACCAGATCTTCGACCGCACGAGACACCGTCAGAGTACCTTCTTCGACGAGCGGATGGTGGTCCACATGGGCTTCGCCGAGCCCTACTGCCCGCACATGAGCGAGCACCTCGTCGAGGCCGCCGACGACGTGCTCGACGACGGCGCGCACGCGGGCGGGACCTACGTCTGCATCGAGGGCCCACAGTTCTCGACGAAGGCCGAGAGCGAGTTCTACCGTGCACAGGGCTGGGACATGGTCGGCATGACCACCGTCCCCGAGGCCAAGCTCGCCCGCGAGGCCGAGCTCTGCTATGCCACCCTCGCCGGGGTCACGGACTACGACGTCTGGAAGGACGACAGCGAGGTGAGTCTGGAGGAGGTGCTCGAGAACGCCGCGGTCAACGAGGACAACATCAACGAGGTGGTCCGCGAAGCGATCGAGACGATGCCGGACGAGCGCGCGTGTGACTGCGAGCACGCCCTCGACGGCACGATCAACACCGCGAGCGAGGCGATCCCCGACGAGGTCCGCGAGGGTGTCGACCTCTTCATCGGCGAGTATCTCGACTAG
- a CDS encoding phosphoribosyltransferase, producing the protein MSELPDDFTCTITNWEYIYGRCRAVANQVKRAEYEPDVVVALARGGWFAGRCLCDFLGLDDLTSLKMEHYVGTAQKTGDPEIRYPMPEGSVEGKDVLIIDDIADTGGSIERAHEYVVDRDPNAVRTATVQLLGTSAFEPDFVGERLDEWTWVVYPWNFIEDMVDLVTRVMGTESRSLDEIRHLLAEHHEIDRISMEIAQPNRMDEVLIEMERRGVVEAAGEDEWRLAEATA; encoded by the coding sequence ATGTCAGAGCTTCCCGACGACTTCACGTGTACCATCACCAACTGGGAGTATATCTACGGTCGGTGTCGGGCCGTCGCGAACCAGGTCAAGCGCGCCGAGTACGAACCCGACGTCGTGGTCGCGCTCGCGCGCGGCGGCTGGTTCGCCGGACGGTGTCTCTGTGATTTCCTCGGTCTCGACGACCTCACGAGCCTCAAGATGGAACACTACGTTGGAACCGCCCAGAAGACCGGCGACCCCGAGATCCGCTATCCGATGCCGGAGGGGTCGGTCGAGGGCAAGGACGTGCTGATCATCGACGACATCGCCGACACGGGTGGGTCGATCGAGCGCGCTCACGAGTACGTGGTCGACCGCGACCCGAACGCGGTCCGCACCGCGACGGTCCAGCTGCTTGGTACCAGCGCGTTCGAACCCGACTTCGTCGGCGAGCGCCTCGACGAGTGGACCTGGGTGGTCTACCCCTGGAACTTCATCGAGGACATGGTCGACCTCGTGACCCGCGTGATGGGCACGGAGTCGCGCTCGCTCGACGAGATCCGCCATCTCCTCGCCGAACACCACGAGATCGACCGGATCAGCATGGAGATCGCCCAGCCGAACCGGATGGACGAGGTACTGATCGAGATGGAGCGCCGTGGGGTGGTCGAAGCCGCGGGCGAGGACGAGTGGCGGCTCGCGGAGGCCACGGCATGA